From the Pseudomonas putida genome, one window contains:
- the sulA gene encoding SOS-induced cell division inhibitor SulA, with protein MQQSIQAHQQVQLPLFEAFLAQPVLPGLKASEQARKSSHPELFSELSLRGATEHCQSLLAPVLRELSEEEEARWLTLIAPPASLTQAWLRDAGLNRERILLLHPRGNQSALQLACEALRLGRSHTVVSWLGSVNATARQQLLRAASAGNAQSLNIRLG; from the coding sequence ATGCAGCAGTCCATCCAAGCACATCAGCAGGTCCAACTTCCACTGTTCGAAGCGTTCCTCGCCCAGCCGGTACTGCCAGGCCTGAAGGCCAGCGAGCAGGCACGCAAGAGCAGCCATCCGGAGCTGTTTAGCGAGCTGTCCCTGCGTGGCGCCACCGAACACTGCCAGAGCCTGTTGGCACCGGTGCTGCGTGAACTGAGCGAAGAGGAAGAAGCCCGCTGGCTGACGCTGATCGCCCCACCGGCCAGCCTGACCCAGGCCTGGCTGCGTGATGCCGGGCTTAACCGCGAACGGATCCTGCTGCTGCATCCCCGCGGCAATCAGAGCGCGCTGCAACTGGCCTGCGAAGCGCTGCGCCTGGGCCGCAGCCACACGGTCGTCAGCTGGCTTGGCAGCGTCAACGCTACCGCTCGCCAACAACTGTTACGCGCAGCGAGTGCCGGAAACGCACAAAGCCTGAACATCCGCCTCGGCTGA
- a CDS encoding TetR/AcrR family transcriptional regulator: MAQSETVERILDAAEQLFAERGFAETSLRLITSKAGVNLAAVNYHFGSKKALIQAVFSRFLGPFCASLERELERRQAKPEQKPSLEELLEMLVEQALVVQPRSNNDLSIFMRLLGLAFSQSQGHLRRYLEDMYGKVFRRYMLLVNEAAPRIPPLELFWRVHFMLGAAAFSMSGIKALRAIAETDFGINTSIEQVMRLMVPFLAAGMRADTGVTDNAMASAQLRPRSKTGGTTAKA; this comes from the coding sequence ATGGCCCAATCTGAAACCGTTGAACGCATCCTCGATGCTGCCGAGCAGCTGTTCGCGGAACGAGGCTTCGCGGAAACCTCATTGCGGCTGATCACCAGCAAGGCCGGGGTCAACCTCGCAGCGGTCAACTACCACTTCGGCTCGAAGAAGGCGCTGATCCAGGCGGTTTTCTCGCGCTTCCTCGGGCCATTCTGCGCCAGCCTCGAGCGCGAGCTGGAGCGGCGTCAGGCCAAGCCCGAGCAGAAACCCAGCCTCGAAGAGCTGCTGGAAATGCTGGTAGAGCAGGCACTGGTCGTGCAGCCGCGCAGCAACAACGACCTGTCGATCTTCATGCGCCTGCTGGGGCTGGCCTTCAGTCAGAGCCAGGGCCACTTGCGGCGCTATCTTGAGGACATGTACGGCAAGGTGTTCCGCCGCTACATGCTGCTGGTCAACGAAGCCGCACCGCGGATTCCGCCGCTGGAGCTGTTCTGGCGCGTGCATTTCATGCTCGGTGCCGCGGCGTTCAGCATGTCCGGGATCAAGGCGTTGCGCGCCATTGCCGAGACCGATTTCGGCATCAACACTTCGATCGAGCAGGTCATGCGCCTGATGGTACCGTTCCTGGCCGCCGGCATGCGTGCCGACACCGGTGTCACCGACAACGCCATGGCCAGCGCCCAGCTGCGCCCGCGCAGCAAGACTGGCGGCACCACCGCCAAGGCCTGA
- a CDS encoding DUF6586 family protein has protein sequence MAQELYTRTNQKLFFAGLALESMAKAEQSQAMNAQGLVQAERESALFHLYGALLGLCHEIGGFYRLPVVASVEQALADDALNNIAIPEVAEMLELVRQRETWLAQLLSSYADLFRPPVAKKAPKTDVTQPLIQAVNLDEPEHPALSREELESWRNDLKGLVRRFRDALSEC, from the coding sequence ATGGCCCAGGAACTCTATACCCGCACCAACCAGAAACTGTTCTTCGCAGGCCTCGCCCTGGAGTCGATGGCCAAGGCCGAGCAGAGCCAGGCCATGAATGCCCAAGGCCTGGTTCAGGCCGAGCGCGAGTCGGCGCTGTTCCACCTGTACGGCGCGCTGTTGGGGCTGTGTCATGAAATCGGTGGTTTCTATCGCCTGCCCGTGGTGGCTTCGGTCGAGCAGGCGTTGGCCGACGATGCGCTGAACAACATCGCCATTCCTGAAGTTGCAGAGATGCTCGAGCTGGTTCGCCAGCGCGAAACCTGGTTGGCGCAACTGCTCAGCTCTTATGCCGATTTGTTCCGACCACCGGTCGCGAAAAAAGCACCCAAAACTGACGTCACCCAGCCGCTGATTCAGGCCGTCAATCTCGATGAGCCCGAGCATCCTGCACTTTCGCGGGAAGAGCTGGAAAGCTGGCGTAATGACCTCAAAGGCTTGGTGAGACGTTTCCGCGACGCGTTGAGTGAGTGCTGA
- the lexA gene encoding transcriptional repressor LexA, with protein sequence MLKLTPRQAEILAFIKRCLEDNGFPPTRAEIAQELGFKSPNAAEEHLKALARKGAIEMTPGASRGIRIPGVEAKPEENGLPIIGRVAAGAPILAEQHIEQSCNINPTFFHPPADYLLRVHGMSMKDVGIFDGDLLAVHTCREARNGQIVVARIGDEVTVKRFKREGSKVWLIAENPEFAPIEVDLKEQELVIEGLSVGVIRR encoded by the coding sequence ATGTTGAAACTGACGCCACGCCAAGCCGAGATCCTGGCCTTCATCAAACGCTGCCTCGAAGACAACGGCTTCCCACCGACGCGTGCGGAAATCGCTCAGGAGCTGGGCTTCAAGTCGCCGAACGCCGCCGAGGAGCACCTCAAGGCCCTCGCCCGTAAAGGCGCGATCGAAATGACCCCGGGCGCTTCCCGCGGCATCCGCATCCCGGGCGTCGAGGCCAAGCCCGAAGAAAACGGCTTGCCGATCATCGGCCGCGTAGCGGCTGGCGCCCCTATCCTCGCCGAGCAGCACATCGAGCAATCCTGCAACATCAACCCGACCTTCTTCCACCCCCCAGCCGACTATTTGTTGCGCGTGCACGGCATGAGCATGAAGGACGTCGGCATCTTCGACGGCGACCTTCTTGCCGTGCACACTTGCCGCGAGGCCCGTAATGGCCAGATCGTCGTCGCCCGCATCGGCGATGAAGTGACCGTCAAGCGCTTCAAGCGCGAAGGCAGCAAAGTTTGGCTGATCGCCGAAAACCCCGAGTTCGCCCCCATCGAAGTCGACCTGAAAGAACAGGAACTGGTGATCGAGGGTTTGAGTGTCGGCGTCATTCGCCGCTGA
- the nagZ gene encoding beta-N-acetylhexosaminidase: protein MQGSLMVDIAGKWLTAEDRQLLRQPEVAGLIIFARNIDSPRQVRELCASIRAIRPELILAVDQEGGRVQRLRQGFVRLPAMRAIADNANAEYLAEQCGWLMATEVLAVGLDLSFAPVLDLDHQRSAVVGSRAFEGNPERATQLAGAFIRGMNAAGMAACGKHFPGHGWAEADSHVAIPTDERSLDQLRQADLVPFSRLSGQLAAVMPAHVIYPQVDNQPAGFSRRWLQDILRGELGFEGVIFSDDLSMAGAQVVGDAASRIEAALSAGCDMGLVCNDRAAAELALSAVQRLKVRPSPRVASMRGQGFARTDYRQQPRWLHALGALQDAQLVD, encoded by the coding sequence CTGCAAGGCTCCCTGATGGTGGATATCGCCGGTAAATGGCTGACTGCCGAAGATCGCCAGCTCCTGCGCCAGCCGGAAGTGGCCGGCCTGATCATCTTTGCCCGCAACATCGACAGCCCGCGCCAGGTGCGCGAGCTGTGTGCTTCGATCCGCGCCATCCGCCCCGAGCTGATCCTGGCGGTCGACCAGGAAGGGGGGCGGGTACAGCGCCTGCGCCAGGGCTTCGTGCGCCTGCCGGCGATGCGCGCCATCGCCGACAATGCCAATGCCGAGTACCTGGCCGAGCAGTGCGGCTGGCTGATGGCGACGGAAGTGCTGGCGGTCGGCCTCGACCTCAGCTTCGCTCCGGTGCTCGACCTCGACCACCAGCGCAGCGCGGTGGTAGGCAGCCGTGCCTTCGAAGGTAACCCTGAGCGTGCCACGCAGCTGGCCGGCGCGTTCATTCGTGGCATGAATGCAGCGGGCATGGCGGCCTGTGGCAAGCACTTCCCGGGGCATGGCTGGGCCGAGGCGGATTCGCACGTGGCGATTCCTACCGACGAACGCAGCCTCGATCAACTGCGCCAAGCGGACCTGGTGCCGTTCTCCCGCCTCAGCGGGCAACTGGCGGCGGTGATGCCGGCGCATGTCATCTACCCGCAGGTTGACAACCAGCCGGCCGGGTTCTCGCGGCGCTGGCTGCAGGACATCCTGCGTGGTGAGCTTGGTTTCGAGGGCGTGATCTTCAGTGACGATTTGTCGATGGCCGGTGCACAAGTTGTCGGTGACGCGGCTAGCCGTATCGAAGCCGCATTGAGCGCGGGTTGTGATATGGGGCTGGTGTGCAACGACCGAGCAGCTGCAGAGCTGGCCTTGAGTGCGGTACAGCGTCTCAAGGTCAGGCCGTCGCCAAGGGTTGCCAGCATGCGTGGTCAGGGCTTTGCGCGCACCGACTACCGTCAGCAGCCGCGTTGGCTGCACGCCCTGGGAGCGTTGCAGGACGCACAACTCGTCGATTGA
- the fadA gene encoding acetyl-CoA C-acyltransferase FadA, with amino-acid sequence MSLNPRDVVIVDFGRTPMGRSKGGMHRNTRAEDMSAHLISKLLERNDKVDPKEVEDVIWGCVNQTLEQGWNIARMASLMTQIPHTSAAQTVSRLCGSSMSALHTAAQAIMTGNGDVFVVGGVEHMGHVSMMHGVDPNPHMSLHAAKASGMMGLTAEMLGKMHGISREQQDLFGLRSHQLAHKATVEGKFKDEIIPMQGYDENGFLKVFDFDETIRPETTLEGLASLKPAFNPKGGTVTAGTSSQITDGASCMIVMSGQRAMDLGIQPLAVIRSMAVAGVDPAIMGYGPVPSTQKALKRAGLTMADIDFIELNEAFAAQALPVLKDLKVLDKMDEKVNLHGGAIALGHPFGCSGARISGTLLNVMKQNGGTLGVATMCVGLGQGITTVFERV; translated from the coding sequence ATGAGCCTGAATCCAAGAGACGTGGTGATTGTCGACTTCGGTCGCACCCCCATGGGCCGCTCCAAGGGTGGCATGCACCGCAACACCCGCGCCGAAGACATGTCCGCGCACCTGATCAGCAAGCTGCTGGAGCGCAACGACAAGGTCGACCCGAAAGAAGTCGAAGACGTGATCTGGGGCTGCGTCAACCAGACCCTGGAGCAGGGCTGGAACATCGCCCGCATGGCGTCGCTGATGACCCAGATCCCGCACACTTCGGCCGCCCAGACCGTCAGCCGCCTGTGTGGCTCGTCGATGAGCGCACTGCACACCGCTGCCCAGGCGATCATGACCGGCAACGGCGATGTATTCGTGGTCGGCGGCGTCGAGCACATGGGCCACGTCAGCATGATGCATGGCGTCGATCCCAACCCGCACATGTCGCTGCACGCGGCAAAGGCGTCCGGAATGATGGGCCTGACCGCCGAGATGCTGGGCAAGATGCATGGCATCAGCCGTGAGCAGCAGGACCTGTTCGGCCTGCGTTCGCACCAGCTCGCCCACAAGGCGACGGTCGAGGGCAAGTTCAAGGACGAAATCATCCCGATGCAGGGCTATGACGAGAACGGTTTCCTGAAGGTGTTCGATTTCGACGAGACCATTCGCCCCGAAACCACCCTTGAGGGCCTGGCGTCGCTGAAACCGGCGTTCAACCCCAAAGGCGGCACCGTGACTGCCGGTACTTCGTCACAGATCACCGACGGCGCTTCGTGCATGATCGTGATGTCCGGCCAGCGTGCCATGGACCTGGGCATCCAGCCACTGGCGGTGATCCGTTCGATGGCGGTAGCTGGTGTCGACCCGGCGATCATGGGCTACGGCCCGGTGCCATCGACCCAGAAAGCCCTCAAGCGCGCCGGTCTGACCATGGCCGATATCGATTTCATCGAACTCAACGAAGCCTTCGCCGCACAGGCCCTGCCAGTGCTCAAAGACTTGAAAGTGCTCGACAAGATGGATGAGAAGGTTAACCTGCACGGCGGCGCCATCGCTTTGGGCCACCCGTTCGGTTGCTCCGGTGCACGGATTTCCGGCACCCTGCTCAACGTCATGAAGCAGAATGGCGGCACTCTGGGGGTGGCGACCATGTGCGTCGGCCTCGGCCAAGGTATCACCACGGTCTTCGAACGCGTCTGA
- the topA gene encoding type I DNA topoisomerase, whose translation MGKSLVIVESPAKAKTINKYLGNQYVVKSSIGHIRDLPTSGSASASKEPAAKRGKAAAGEAPALSPKEKARRQLVARMGVDPEHGWKAKYEILPGKEKVIEELRRLAKDADTIYLATDLDREGEAIAWHLREAIGGDDTRYKRVVFNEITKKAIQEAFSQPGELDIDRVNAQQARRFLDRVVGYMVSPLLWAKIARGLSAGRVQSVAVKLVVEREREIRAFVPEEYWEVHADLGTAKNAKVRFEVAREKGEAFKPLNEATAMAALEKLKASSYSVIKREDRPTSSKPSAPFITSTLQQAASNRLGFGVKKTMMMAQRLYEAGYITYMRTDSTNLSADALDMARSYIEREFGKQYLPEAPLVYGSKEGAQEAHEAIRPSDVNTHPTKLSGMERDAERLYELIWRQFLACQMPPAQYLSTSVTVAAGDFELRAKGRILKFDGYTRVLPQQSKPGEDDVLPEMAQGEALKLIQLDPSQHFTKPPARFTEASLVKEMEKRGIGRPSTYAAIISTIQDRGYVTLHNRRFYSEKMGDIVTERLSESFSNLMDYGFTAGMEENLDDVAQGERDWKNVLDEFYGDFSKKLLTAESAESGMRANQPTMTNIPCKECGRPMMIRTASTGVFLGCSGYSLPPKERCKATVNLVPGDEIAADDEGESESRVLLGKHRCPICATAMDAYLLDEKHKLHICGNNPDCAGYEIEEGSYRIKGYEGPSLECDKCGSEMQLKTGRFGKFFGCTNPTCKNTRKLLKSGEAAPPKMDKVEMPELKCEKVDDTYVLRDGASGLFLAASQFPKNRETRAPLVLEIVPHKHEIDPKYHFLCDAPQKDPEGRPAVIRYSRKTKEQYVQSEVDGKPTGWKAFYDGGSWKVEDKR comes from the coding sequence ATGGGCAAATCGCTGGTCATTGTGGAATCCCCGGCCAAGGCCAAGACCATCAACAAGTACCTGGGCAACCAGTACGTGGTGAAGTCGAGTATCGGCCATATCCGAGACCTCCCCACCAGCGGTTCGGCCAGCGCAAGCAAAGAGCCGGCCGCCAAGCGTGGCAAGGCCGCTGCGGGTGAGGCTCCGGCGCTGTCGCCGAAAGAGAAGGCCCGTCGCCAGCTGGTGGCGCGCATGGGCGTCGACCCCGAGCACGGCTGGAAAGCCAAGTACGAGATCCTTCCCGGTAAGGAGAAGGTGATCGAAGAGCTGCGCCGCCTGGCCAAGGATGCCGACACCATCTATCTCGCAACCGACTTGGACCGCGAAGGGGAAGCCATTGCCTGGCACCTGCGCGAAGCCATCGGTGGTGACGACACCCGCTACAAGCGTGTGGTGTTCAACGAAATTACCAAGAAGGCGATCCAGGAAGCGTTCTCGCAGCCGGGCGAGCTGGATATCGACCGGGTCAATGCCCAGCAGGCGCGGCGCTTCCTCGACCGCGTGGTGGGTTACATGGTCTCGCCGCTGCTGTGGGCCAAGATCGCCCGTGGCCTGTCTGCCGGCCGCGTGCAGTCGGTGGCGGTGAAGCTGGTGGTCGAACGTGAGCGCGAGATCCGTGCCTTCGTCCCGGAAGAATACTGGGAAGTGCATGCCGACCTCGGCACTGCCAAGAACGCCAAGGTGCGCTTCGAAGTGGCGCGGGAGAAGGGTGAAGCCTTCAAACCGCTGAACGAAGCCACGGCCATGGCTGCGCTGGAGAAGCTCAAGGCTTCCAGCTACAGCGTGATCAAGCGCGAAGACCGCCCGACCAGCAGCAAACCGTCGGCCCCGTTCATCACCTCCACCCTGCAGCAGGCTGCGAGCAACCGCCTGGGCTTCGGGGTGAAGAAGACCATGATGATGGCCCAGCGTCTGTACGAAGCGGGTTACATCACCTACATGCGTACCGACTCGACCAACCTGTCGGCCGACGCCCTGGACATGGCGCGTAGCTACATCGAGCGCGAGTTCGGCAAGCAGTACCTGCCGGAAGCCCCGCTGGTATATGGCAGCAAGGAAGGCGCCCAGGAAGCGCACGAGGCGATTCGCCCCTCGGACGTCAACACCCATCCGACCAAGCTCAGCGGCATGGAGCGGGACGCGGAGCGCCTGTACGAGCTGATCTGGCGCCAGTTCCTGGCCTGCCAGATGCCGCCAGCACAATACCTGTCCACCAGCGTCACCGTGGCCGCAGGCGATTTCGAGCTGCGTGCGAAGGGTCGCATCCTCAAGTTCGACGGTTACACCCGCGTGCTGCCACAACAGAGCAAGCCGGGCGAAGACGATGTGCTGCCGGAAATGGCCCAGGGCGAAGCGCTCAAGCTGATTCAGCTCGACCCGAGCCAGCACTTCACCAAGCCGCCGGCGCGCTTCACTGAAGCCAGCCTGGTCAAGGAAATGGAAAAACGCGGCATTGGCCGCCCGTCGACCTACGCGGCGATCATTTCCACCATCCAGGATCGTGGTTACGTCACTCTGCACAACCGCCGCTTCTACTCCGAGAAGATGGGCGACATCGTCACCGAGCGCCTGTCGGAAAGCTTCTCCAACCTGATGGATTACGGCTTTACCGCCGGCATGGAAGAGAACCTCGACGACGTGGCCCAGGGCGAGCGTGACTGGAAGAACGTGCTCGACGAGTTCTATGGCGATTTCAGCAAGAAGCTGCTGACCGCCGAATCCGCAGAAAGCGGCATGCGTGCCAACCAGCCGACCATGACCAACATTCCGTGCAAGGAATGCGGCCGGCCGATGATGATCCGCACCGCCTCCACTGGCGTATTCCTTGGTTGCTCGGGTTACAGCCTGCCGCCGAAGGAACGTTGCAAGGCGACCGTGAACCTGGTGCCGGGCGACGAGATTGCCGCGGACGACGAGGGTGAATCGGAATCGCGCGTGCTGCTGGGCAAGCACCGCTGCCCGATCTGTGCCACGGCAATGGATGCCTACCTGCTGGACGAGAAGCACAAGCTGCACATTTGCGGTAACAACCCGGATTGCGCCGGCTACGAGATCGAAGAGGGCAGCTACCGCATCAAGGGCTACGAAGGGCCGAGCCTGGAGTGCGACAAGTGCGGTAGCGAGATGCAGCTCAAGACGGGCCGTTTCGGCAAGTTCTTCGGTTGCACCAACCCGACTTGCAAGAACACCCGCAAACTGCTCAAGAGCGGTGAGGCAGCGCCACCGAAGATGGATAAGGTGGAAATGCCGGAGCTCAAGTGCGAGAAGGTCGACGACACCTACGTGCTGCGTGACGGCGCTTCGGGGCTGTTCCTGGCTGCCAGCCAGTTCCCGAAAAACCGCGAGACCCGTGCACCGCTGGTGCTGGAGATCGTGCCGCACAAGCACGAGATCGATCCGAAGTACCACTTCCTGTGTGATGCGCCGCAGAAGGACCCTGAAGGTCGCCCGGCGGTGATTCGTTACAGCCGCAAGACCAAGGAGCAGTACGTGCAGTCCGAGGTCGATGGCAAGCCGACTGGCTGGAAGGCGTTCTACGACGGTGGTAGCTGGAAAGTCGAAGACAAGCGCTGA
- a CDS encoding L,D-transpeptidase, protein MPDLDFLHISLADQRLYGFAQGQLRVRVAVSTARNGAGERIGSGCTPRGLHQVRARIGAGLPVNAVLQGRRWTGEVWSPALHAQHPGRDWILTRILWLSGCEPGINRLGSVDTFRRYIYLHGTPDTEPLGVPLSHGCIRLRNTDLLGLFERVPAHCPVRIDEAACPQWASLNLQ, encoded by the coding sequence ATGCCTGACCTCGATTTCCTGCACATTTCCCTCGCCGACCAGCGCCTCTATGGCTTTGCCCAGGGCCAGCTGCGCGTGCGCGTTGCTGTGTCCACTGCGCGCAATGGCGCGGGTGAGCGCATCGGCTCGGGTTGCACGCCGCGCGGGCTGCACCAGGTGCGTGCACGGATTGGCGCAGGCTTGCCAGTCAATGCCGTGTTGCAAGGCCGGCGCTGGACTGGCGAGGTCTGGTCGCCAGCGCTGCACGCGCAGCATCCCGGGCGTGACTGGATCCTGACCCGCATCCTCTGGCTCAGCGGTTGTGAGCCGGGCATCAACCGTCTGGGCAGTGTCGACACCTTTCGCCGCTACATCTATCTGCACGGCACGCCAGACACGGAACCCTTGGGCGTGCCGCTGTCCCATGGCTGCATACGTTTGCGCAACACCGATCTGCTTGGCCTGTTCGAACGTGTTCCGGCACATTGCCCGGTGCGTATCGACGAGGCCGCCTGCCCCCAGTGGGCTTCACTGAATTTGCAATGA
- a CDS encoding DUF1653 domain-containing protein, translating into MQIQPGVYRHYKGPEYRVFSVARHSENEEWMVFYQCLYGDYSFWVRPLAMFQESVEVDGEQVPRFALVKAEEGLPELSGKSQA; encoded by the coding sequence ATGCAGATACAACCAGGCGTATACCGGCATTACAAAGGGCCTGAGTACCGTGTCTTCAGTGTTGCACGGCACTCCGAGAACGAAGAGTGGATGGTCTTCTACCAATGCCTGTATGGTGATTACAGCTTCTGGGTGAGGCCCCTTGCGATGTTCCAGGAGTCCGTCGAGGTTGACGGCGAGCAGGTGCCGCGCTTTGCTTTGGTCAAGGCCGAAGAAGGGCTGCCCGAGCTGTCCGGCAAGTCGCAAGCGTGA
- the nagZ gene encoding beta-N-acetylhexosaminidase, giving the protein MTVCMQGALMVDIDGKRLTPEDRQLLRQPEVAGLILFARNIEHPRQVSELCQSVRDIRPDLIIAVDQEGGRVQRIRKGFVRLPSMAQIARSDNAERLAEHCGWLMATEVLAIGIDISFAPVLDLDYGRSAVIGERAFGRDPERVAVLAGAFIRGMNAAGMAACGKHFPGHGWVEVDSHVAIPTDTRSLEELRGADLVPFARLSWQLEAMMPAHIIYSKVDNKPAGFSKRWIQEILRGELGFEGLIFTDDLSMKGASGVGDIADRVESAFRAGCDVGLVCNDRASAELALEKAQCMQVKPSPRLARMRGFSFARTDYRQQPRWVEALGALREAQLVA; this is encoded by the coding sequence ATGACAGTTTGTATGCAGGGCGCTTTGATGGTTGATATCGATGGCAAGCGGTTGACGCCTGAGGATCGACAGCTGCTGCGCCAGCCCGAAGTCGCGGGTCTGATCCTTTTTGCCCGCAACATCGAACACCCGCGCCAGGTGAGCGAATTGTGCCAGTCGGTGCGCGATATTCGCCCGGATTTGATCATTGCAGTCGATCAGGAAGGTGGGCGGGTACAGCGTATCCGCAAGGGTTTCGTGAGGCTGCCGTCCATGGCGCAAATTGCCAGGAGCGACAATGCCGAGCGACTGGCCGAGCATTGTGGTTGGCTGATGGCGACAGAGGTGTTGGCCATCGGTATCGACATCAGTTTCGCTCCCGTGCTGGATCTGGACTATGGGCGAAGCGCTGTCATTGGAGAGCGTGCCTTTGGTCGTGACCCTGAACGTGTCGCAGTGCTGGCGGGCGCATTCATCCGTGGGATGAACGCTGCGGGCATGGCCGCGTGCGGCAAGCATTTCCCCGGGCATGGTTGGGTCGAGGTCGATTCGCATGTAGCAATTCCGACGGATACCCGTAGTCTTGAAGAGCTGCGCGGGGCGGACTTGGTGCCATTCGCGCGGCTATCATGGCAGCTGGAGGCGATGATGCCTGCGCATATCATCTATTCAAAAGTCGACAATAAGCCGGCCGGGTTCTCGAAGCGTTGGATTCAAGAAATTCTCAGGGGGGAACTCGGTTTTGAAGGGCTGATCTTCACTGATGACCTGTCGATGAAAGGCGCTAGCGGGGTTGGCGACATCGCTGATCGCGTTGAGTCGGCATTCCGTGCGGGATGTGACGTGGGGCTGGTATGCAATGACCGAGCTTCGGCAGAGCTCGCTCTTGAGAAGGCGCAGTGCATGCAGGTCAAACCATCGCCGCGCCTTGCCCGGATGCGCGGCTTCAGCTTTGCACGGACCGACTATCGCCAGCAGCCACGTTGGGTGGAGGCGTTGGGGGCATTGAGGGAGGCGCAATTGGTGGCTTGA